The Triticum aestivum cultivar Chinese Spring chromosome 7B, IWGSC CS RefSeq v2.1, whole genome shotgun sequence genome window below encodes:
- the LOC123160267 gene encoding peptidyl-prolyl cis-trans isomerase CYP18-2 isoform X1 codes for MWGGDDGGTPEVTLETSMGSFTVEMYHKHAPKTCRNFVELARRKYYDNVVFHRIIKDFIVQGGDPSGTGRGGESIYGAKFEDEIKPELKHTGAGILSMANAGPNTNGSQFFITLAPCQSLDGKHTIFGRVCRGMEIVKRLGSIQTDKNDRCKWHMISHLNSSMVSSINHGIEI; via the exons ATGTGGGGCGGCGACGACGGAGGGACTCCGGAGGTCACCCTGGAGACCTCCATGGGATCCTTCACCGTCGAG ATGTACCACAAGCACGCGCCCAAGACCTGCAGGAACTTCGTCGAGCTCGCGCGCCGCAAATACTACGACAACGTCGTCTTCCACCGCATCATCAAG GATTTCATCGTGCAAGGTGGGGATCCTAGTGGAACAGGCAGGGGCGGCGAATCCATCTACGG AGCAAAATTTGAGGACGAGATAAAGCCAGAGCTGAAGCACACCGGGGCTGGGATTCTATCAATGGCAAACGCTGGTCCGAATACAAACGGAAGCCAGTTCTTCATCACTCTTGCACCTTGTCAATCACTGGATG GTAAGCACACAATTTTTGGGAGAGTATGCAGAGGAATGGAAATTGTTAAGCGCCTTGGAAGTATTCAGACCGACAAAAATGATAG ATGCAAATGGCACATGATCTCTCATCTCAATTCATCTATGGTGTCCAGTATTAACCATGGGATCGAGATTTGA
- the LOC123160267 gene encoding peptidyl-prolyl cis-trans isomerase CYP18-2 isoform X2, with translation MWGGDDGGTPEVTLETSMGSFTVEMYHKHAPKTCRNFVELARRKYYDNVVFHRIIKDFIVQGGDPSGTGRGGESIYGAKFEDEIKPELKHTGAGILSMANAGPNTNGSQFFITLAPCQSLDGKHTIFGRVCRGMEIVKRLGSIQTDKNDRPINEVKILRTVVKD, from the exons ATGTGGGGCGGCGACGACGGAGGGACTCCGGAGGTCACCCTGGAGACCTCCATGGGATCCTTCACCGTCGAG ATGTACCACAAGCACGCGCCCAAGACCTGCAGGAACTTCGTCGAGCTCGCGCGCCGCAAATACTACGACAACGTCGTCTTCCACCGCATCATCAAG GATTTCATCGTGCAAGGTGGGGATCCTAGTGGAACAGGCAGGGGCGGCGAATCCATCTACGG AGCAAAATTTGAGGACGAGATAAAGCCAGAGCTGAAGCACACCGGGGCTGGGATTCTATCAATGGCAAACGCTGGTCCGAATACAAACGGAAGCCAGTTCTTCATCACTCTTGCACCTTGTCAATCACTGGATG GTAAGCACACAATTTTTGGGAGAGTATGCAGAGGAATGGAAATTGTTAAGCGCCTTGGAAGTATTCAGACCGACAAAAATGATAG GCCCATCAATGAAGTGAAAATCCTGCGGACTGTTGTTAAAGATTGA